From the Pyxidicoccus trucidator genome, one window contains:
- a CDS encoding TetR/AcrR family transcriptional regulator — protein MPTPTFFRLPDERRDRLVNEAIVEFSDRSYTEASLSQIARRASIPKGSVYQYFEDKLDLYRWLLTEEAPRRKREFVGAASQDGDFWTRLETFIERGMAFLVEHPRLARLSAAAAAPTAVVEVRGLYKAICEAGIIELRAVLEEGARSGVLKASDLDIATRFVATVIGPGLTDVVLQELGAELHEVLASDSLRKRLNLKRRRALARQAVLFIRNGLGSERKPG, from the coding sequence ATGCCCACGCCCACCTTCTTCCGCCTCCCGGACGAGCGCCGGGACCGCCTCGTGAACGAGGCCATCGTCGAGTTCTCCGACCGGAGCTACACCGAGGCCTCGCTGTCGCAGATTGCTCGCCGCGCGAGCATCCCCAAGGGCAGCGTCTACCAGTACTTCGAGGACAAGCTCGACCTGTACCGCTGGCTCCTCACGGAGGAGGCCCCGCGCCGCAAGCGTGAGTTCGTCGGCGCCGCGAGCCAGGACGGAGACTTCTGGACGCGCCTGGAGACCTTCATCGAGCGGGGCATGGCGTTCCTCGTCGAGCACCCCCGCCTCGCCCGCCTCTCCGCGGCCGCCGCGGCGCCCACGGCCGTCGTGGAGGTCCGCGGCCTCTACAAGGCCATCTGCGAGGCCGGAATCATCGAGCTCCGTGCCGTCCTGGAAGAGGGCGCCCGGAGCGGTGTCCTGAAGGCGTCCGACCTGGACATCGCCACGCGCTTCGTCGCCACGGTCATCGGCCCTGGCTTGACGGACGTGGTCCTCCAGGAGCTCGGCGCCGAGCTCCACGAGGTCCTCGCGTCGGACTCCCTGCGCAAGCGGCTCAACCTCAAGCGCCGCCGGGCCCTGGCCCGCCAGGCGGTCCTGTTCATCCGCAACGGGCTGGGCTCGGAAAGGAAACCTGGATGA
- a CDS encoding S8 family serine peptidase yields the protein MKQPFHIRWIGAGIACVSLLSLNSIAGDDEPAGAGVDIADAGIPADEKSLGLLSMSAEEDAGVAAGAPVKRAQLVELEVTALITPGNQLPLSVSKHFQRPIATRATVPVAAELKSTEPEVLESLKANDRVAWIELARPPDVDELWALRPFNQDARSLHLVPEFMATYPGFDGSGIVAAVFDEGAIRASHSEFLTRSASHLTSRVSIRTQRPPSTHASHVAGTIAARGVDSRARGMAPSVRLWSFDFHEALNQLPLIARDVQISNHSYGPSSGWERRNGAWFWWGDPSLSETEDFKFGKYTSTEAQLDAVLAAYPHLSSFVAAGNDRSDAPSFQPVVHYSLGRDSTTGKLIWVRSALVRAPDASEGAQRGFDTVTGLCVAKNSICIGAIEDHGGAPMPIRTTDFSNWGPTDDGRIKPDLVANGQSLLSVSAEDDRAYTEISGTSMACPTAAGIGALLLQQFQARRGRSASSAELKAVLIHTAVDGGAPGPDPMFGWGAIHSLQAGHVIARTGQHLVELSEVSAGTPLRRTLRSDGGPIRVTVVWTDPASEPNGAGVDDSTPALRNDLDLMLVSPDGAVHFPFSLDRSDPSGMAARNGPNRVDNVEVVVAPIMDGRWTLEVNPTRLSVGTTQRFALVTSGLMPFDD from the coding sequence ATGAAGCAGCCCTTTCACATTCGATGGATTGGAGCGGGAATCGCCTGTGTCTCGCTCTTGAGTCTGAACTCGATTGCCGGGGACGATGAGCCGGCGGGCGCGGGAGTGGACATCGCGGATGCGGGCATCCCGGCGGACGAGAAGTCCCTGGGGCTCCTGTCGATGTCCGCGGAAGAAGACGCGGGAGTCGCGGCGGGGGCCCCGGTCAAACGCGCGCAGCTCGTGGAACTGGAGGTCACGGCCCTCATCACGCCTGGCAACCAGCTGCCTCTGTCCGTCAGCAAGCACTTCCAGCGGCCCATCGCCACGCGCGCGACGGTGCCCGTCGCAGCCGAGCTCAAGTCGACAGAGCCAGAGGTGCTTGAGTCGCTCAAGGCGAATGACCGGGTGGCGTGGATCGAGCTGGCTCGGCCCCCTGACGTCGACGAGCTCTGGGCACTGAGACCCTTCAACCAGGACGCCCGCTCCCTCCACCTGGTGCCGGAATTCATGGCCACCTATCCGGGCTTCGATGGTTCGGGCATTGTCGCCGCGGTCTTCGATGAAGGGGCCATCCGGGCAAGCCATTCCGAATTCCTCACCCGCTCCGCGAGCCACCTGACGTCCCGGGTCTCCATCCGGACGCAGCGCCCGCCCAGCACGCATGCATCCCATGTGGCGGGGACCATCGCGGCGCGCGGTGTCGACTCGCGTGCCCGGGGCATGGCCCCCTCCGTGAGGCTGTGGAGCTTCGACTTCCACGAGGCCTTGAATCAGCTTCCGCTGATTGCCAGGGACGTGCAGATCTCCAACCACTCCTATGGCCCTTCTTCAGGATGGGAACGTCGGAATGGCGCATGGTTCTGGTGGGGAGACCCGAGCCTCAGCGAGACCGAGGACTTCAAATTCGGGAAGTACACCTCGACGGAAGCCCAGCTCGACGCCGTCCTCGCTGCCTACCCACACCTGTCCTCGTTCGTTGCCGCGGGAAATGACCGGAGTGATGCTCCCAGCTTCCAGCCCGTGGTCCACTACAGCCTTGGGAGGGACTCCACGACAGGAAAGCTGATCTGGGTCCGCTCCGCCCTGGTTCGTGCTCCGGACGCTTCCGAAGGCGCGCAGCGGGGCTTCGACACGGTGACAGGGCTCTGCGTGGCGAAGAACAGCATCTGCATTGGCGCCATCGAGGACCATGGCGGGGCCCCCATGCCCATCCGGACGACGGACTTCAGTAACTGGGGGCCAACGGATGACGGCCGCATCAAGCCTGACCTCGTGGCGAATGGGCAAAGCCTGTTGTCAGTCTCGGCGGAAGACGACCGCGCGTACACGGAGATCAGTGGCACCTCCATGGCGTGCCCGACGGCCGCTGGGATTGGAGCGCTCCTGCTCCAACAGTTTCAAGCAAGGCGTGGCAGAAGCGCCTCATCCGCCGAGCTGAAGGCCGTGCTCATCCACACCGCAGTGGACGGGGGGGCCCCCGGGCCTGACCCCATGTTTGGGTGGGGGGCCATCCACTCGCTCCAGGCAGGGCATGTGATTGCACGCACGGGTCAACACCTGGTTGAACTCTCCGAGGTCTCAGCCGGCACACCCTTGAGGCGCACGCTCCGGTCTGACGGTGGGCCGATCCGTGTGACGGTGGTGTGGACGGACCCTGCTTCCGAGCCGAACGGCGCGGGTGTAGATGATTCCACGCCCGCGCTCCGGAACGACCTGGACCTCATGCTCGTGTCCCCCGACGGAGCGGTGCACTTTCCCTTCAGCCTCGACAGGTCGGACCCCTCCGGTATGGCTGCGAGGAACGGTCCCAATCGGGTGGACAACGTCGAGGTCGTGGTCGCCCCAATCATGGATGGGCGCTGGACCCTCGAGGTGAATCCCACCCGACTCTCCGTGGGGACGACGCAGAGGTTCGCCCTCGTCACGAGCGGCCTCATGCCATTTGACGATTGA
- a CDS encoding sigma 54-interacting transcriptional regulator — protein MTRIVLQAPELGAESIELVEGEALLAGRQPEAADLSGEVPPGLERPPRGVALASPSVSANHALVWVEGGTVCVRDVGSRNGSWLFLPRRQTVRVPAGQSVILQLAAPEHRERGDGGPADASWSGSEDFGPGLVRAVQDWLARVGIPATVSLHGGKGAETLADEPGRIPVAGGRELRLSLQETMDRRWARVLQQLWEYVSRQNLLFEAERQTREEGLILASRSIREAHREVVDAAARSIRILLLGPSGAGKEGLARTYHRRSGRSGSFVALNCSMFGKDLLRSELFGAEEGAFTGATQKIIGAVERANGGTLFLDEVADMPPEVQPMLLRFLDSGEYERLGGYGRPKRADVRIVCATNKDLRAATLEGRFRADLWYRLSIQVIDVPPLRERWEDLAAYLRTRSLGERVTAYDTLTPESLELLRAHRWEGNFRELANFVQRLPREAVKGSIDAKACRRALEQGALLPVAPLPQEAPRPPVEGLAPGDDWEGLATQVAATAVRAFIEDHQHAPRTWDDQKELNEKYLKPLLLFHMSGAAQFPVPRTAEEVVSLAHRVAPRVSADRGTAVKQLTRYFERFGG, from the coding sequence TTGACGCGCATCGTGTTGCAGGCCCCGGAGCTGGGGGCGGAGTCCATCGAGTTGGTGGAAGGCGAAGCGCTCCTGGCCGGCAGGCAGCCGGAGGCAGCGGACCTCTCAGGCGAGGTGCCGCCGGGCCTGGAGCGTCCGCCGCGGGGAGTGGCCCTCGCGTCGCCCAGCGTCTCAGCCAACCACGCGCTCGTCTGGGTGGAGGGGGGCACGGTGTGCGTGCGCGACGTGGGCAGCCGCAACGGAAGCTGGCTGTTCCTGCCAAGGCGCCAGACGGTGCGGGTGCCCGCGGGGCAGTCCGTCATCCTGCAGCTCGCGGCGCCCGAGCATCGGGAGCGGGGTGATGGCGGGCCGGCGGACGCATCCTGGTCTGGGAGTGAGGACTTCGGCCCGGGGCTGGTGCGGGCGGTGCAGGACTGGCTGGCACGGGTGGGGATTCCCGCCACGGTCTCCCTGCATGGCGGCAAGGGGGCGGAGACCCTCGCGGACGAGCCCGGACGCATTCCGGTGGCGGGAGGCCGCGAGCTGCGCCTCTCCCTGCAGGAGACGATGGACCGGCGCTGGGCTCGGGTGCTCCAGCAGCTGTGGGAGTACGTCAGCCGGCAGAACCTGCTGTTCGAGGCGGAGCGGCAGACGCGCGAGGAAGGGCTCATCCTGGCCTCACGCTCCATCCGGGAAGCGCACCGCGAGGTGGTGGACGCCGCCGCGCGGAGCATCCGCATCCTCCTGCTGGGGCCCTCGGGGGCGGGCAAGGAGGGGCTGGCGAGGACGTACCACCGTCGCTCGGGCCGGAGCGGGTCCTTCGTGGCGCTGAACTGCTCGATGTTCGGCAAGGACCTGCTGCGCTCGGAGCTGTTCGGCGCGGAGGAGGGGGCCTTCACGGGGGCCACGCAGAAGATCATCGGCGCGGTGGAGCGGGCCAACGGAGGCACGCTGTTCCTGGACGAGGTGGCGGACATGCCGCCCGAGGTCCAGCCGATGCTGCTGCGCTTCCTGGACAGCGGCGAGTACGAGCGCCTTGGCGGATACGGCCGGCCGAAGCGGGCGGACGTGCGGATTGTCTGCGCGACGAACAAGGACTTGCGGGCCGCGACGCTGGAGGGGCGGTTCCGGGCGGACCTCTGGTACCGGCTGTCCATCCAGGTCATCGATGTGCCCCCGCTGAGGGAGCGATGGGAGGACCTCGCCGCGTACCTGCGCACGCGCTCTCTGGGCGAGAGGGTGACGGCCTACGACACGCTCACACCAGAGTCGCTGGAGTTGCTGCGAGCACACCGCTGGGAGGGCAACTTCCGGGAGCTGGCCAACTTCGTCCAGCGCCTGCCGAGGGAGGCGGTGAAGGGAAGCATCGACGCGAAGGCCTGCCGGCGAGCGCTGGAGCAGGGGGCGCTGCTGCCAGTGGCGCCGCTGCCCCAGGAAGCCCCGCGCCCGCCGGTGGAGGGGCTGGCGCCAGGGGATGACTGGGAAGGACTGGCTACGCAGGTCGCCGCCACGGCGGTGCGGGCCTTCATCGAGGACCACCAGCACGCGCCGCGCACGTGGGACGACCAGAAGGAGCTGAACGAGAAGTACCTCAAGCCCCTGTTGCTGTTTCACATGAGCGGAGCGGCGCAATTCCCGGTGCCGCGCACGGCGGAGGAGGTCGTGTCCCTCGCGCACCGGGTGGCCCCCCGCGTGTCGGCGGACCGGGGCACGGCGGTGAAACAACTCACGCGCTACTTCGAGCGCTTCGGCGGCTGA
- a CDS encoding GNAT family N-acetyltransferase: MSSDKLTQVSIFQVRVATEADAPVLLALLREFAAHEESAQFMLATEDRLREALGARPPLLRAALVEGPEGMVGFATYTVDFMTWANSRVIRLDDLYVRASVRGAGLGRALMRHLAEVGTAEGLPVRWEMRPENASARAFYARLGATAREKTVFRWMPDAMQRFLEE, from the coding sequence ATGTCCTCCGACAAGCTGACCCAGGTCTCCATCTTCCAGGTGCGCGTCGCCACCGAGGCGGATGCGCCGGTGCTCCTGGCGCTGCTGCGCGAGTTCGCGGCGCATGAAGAGAGCGCGCAGTTCATGTTGGCGACGGAGGACCGGTTGCGGGAGGCGCTGGGCGCGCGGCCGCCGCTGCTGCGGGCGGCGCTGGTGGAGGGGCCGGAGGGGATGGTGGGCTTCGCGACCTACACGGTGGACTTCATGACCTGGGCGAACTCGCGCGTCATCCGGCTGGACGACCTGTACGTGCGCGCGAGCGTGCGAGGGGCGGGGCTGGGGCGGGCGCTGATGCGGCACCTGGCGGAGGTCGGCACCGCGGAGGGGCTGCCCGTTCGGTGGGAGATGCGGCCGGAGAACGCCTCCGCGCGAGCCTTCTATGCCCGGCTGGGTGCCACTGCTCGCGAGAAGACGGTGTTCCGCTGGATGCCGGATGCGATGCAGCGGTTCCTGGAGGAGTAG
- a CDS encoding B12-binding domain-containing radical SAM protein, producing MRIAVIATYTHPTRLRVKEPSIMQSSVPELIAGLCPAHAEVEIFNEKETDIPLDRHWDLVFFSYLHSYYEHTKVLSTLFRAKGMKTVAGGRHASYFPDDTKEHFDAVITGEPEANVPALVEDFEKGQLQSLYNRPSLGPTAIKPYRYELIDFTQNKLRLPGIEASRGCPFTCNFCVLTGNERYRYRPVAHVIDEIQTRMHWNPNFLGLMDDAFIFLDNNLGGSPKYLRELCEALIPLKKTWGCALTFNVLKDEALVKLMAKAGCRYVYTGLESLNPDSLKAMNKGQNKLSEVDAVIRRVFSAGILLSFGLIVGSDGDTNEYLEKLPMYLADLKYFSVTFLGIVCPYPETPFFRELQAENRLLPGTVSRDYDGYTLCHQPKNLHPSEVVEHFNRLCLELGSLPNIAKHYWSKLTMSDMPRYKQTILFSGPEILSIRNPVKNKARRYIAGQDSLEEWDVRQMQTLGLQPQRLT from the coding sequence ATGCGCATCGCCGTCATCGCCACGTACACCCATCCCACCCGGCTGCGCGTCAAAGAACCTTCCATCATGCAGTCCTCCGTGCCGGAGCTCATCGCCGGCCTGTGCCCTGCGCACGCGGAGGTGGAGATCTTCAACGAGAAGGAGACCGACATCCCCCTGGACCGCCACTGGGACCTCGTCTTCTTCTCGTACCTGCACTCGTACTACGAGCACACCAAGGTGCTCTCCACCCTCTTCCGCGCGAAGGGGATGAAGACCGTGGCCGGCGGACGCCACGCCAGCTACTTCCCGGATGACACGAAGGAGCACTTCGACGCGGTCATCACCGGCGAGCCGGAGGCCAACGTCCCCGCCCTCGTCGAGGACTTCGAGAAGGGCCAGCTCCAGTCGCTCTACAACCGGCCCTCGCTCGGCCCCACCGCCATCAAGCCGTACCGCTACGAGCTCATCGACTTCACCCAGAACAAGCTGCGCCTGCCCGGCATCGAGGCGTCCCGCGGCTGCCCCTTCACCTGCAACTTCTGCGTCCTCACCGGCAACGAGCGCTACCGCTACCGCCCCGTCGCCCACGTCATCGACGAAATCCAGACACGCATGCACTGGAACCCCAACTTCCTGGGGCTCATGGACGATGCGTTCATCTTCCTCGACAACAACCTGGGCGGCTCGCCCAAGTACCTGCGCGAGCTGTGCGAGGCGCTCATCCCCCTGAAGAAGACCTGGGGGTGCGCGCTCACCTTCAACGTCCTCAAGGACGAGGCGCTGGTGAAGCTGATGGCGAAGGCCGGATGCCGCTACGTGTACACCGGCCTGGAGTCCCTCAATCCCGACTCCCTCAAGGCCATGAACAAGGGGCAGAACAAGCTGAGCGAGGTGGATGCCGTCATCCGCCGCGTGTTCTCCGCCGGAATCCTGCTGTCCTTCGGCCTCATCGTCGGCTCGGACGGGGACACCAACGAGTACCTGGAGAAGCTGCCCATGTACCTCGCGGACCTGAAGTACTTCTCCGTGACGTTTCTTGGCATCGTCTGCCCGTATCCGGAGACGCCCTTCTTCCGCGAGCTCCAGGCCGAGAACCGACTGCTGCCCGGCACCGTGAGCCGGGACTATGACGGCTACACCCTCTGCCACCAGCCGAAGAACCTGCACCCATCCGAGGTGGTGGAGCACTTCAACCGGCTGTGCCTGGAATTGGGCAGCCTGCCCAACATCGCGAAGCACTACTGGTCCAAGCTCACCATGAGCGACATGCCCCGGTACAAGCAGACGATTCTGTTCTCCGGGCCTGAAATCCTGAGCATCCGCAACCCGGTGAAGAACAAGGCACGGCGGTACATCGCCGGCCAGGATTCTCTTGAGGAGTGGGACGTGCGGCAGATGCAGACACTGGGCTTGCAGCCGCAGCGCCTGACCTGA
- a CDS encoding AAA family ATPase yields MLPANTDPILASLVPYIPGAVLRRLEHTEAHSLPPVEPVRGAILLLDIAGFTPIVVSLSEAGPRGIDALQRLLTSYYTEMIDVVKDHGGDIYQFAGDSILACFEPAPGEDDAGVVQRAARCALGVQRRLLRFAQLELLGQRFTVSSRIGIGFGESHRIVLGSTGMWMHPALIGQPLEQAVKAEKRATVGEVLLSPEAWALLPEGARKGEVRDGAYRLEPSAPLQSQPPPSLALGGGDDLVGRCALLLHPVLFTKITTAHQEFSGDFRDVTCFFLRFTNSSKPEQAEEFTRELNTFYEYVQRESAHHGGVLLMTDFTDKGNVLYVIFGAPTALQSKEVLASRLACKLIRERENFPFVQELQIGVATGHAYFGDMGSPWRKGYSALGEVVNLAARLMTHGRGTGIHIDGNTERKLQQSGFATEFVEDAKLKGVARTVPVYRLQAEVRRSLFIKGKGDIVGRQGELLALRTAVEESIDGSGRICVVSGEAGIGKSRLGAKVVEEAEGRGARSLYGICYSYEMFTPFFPWKEVLVQVFGLHEGADLDTQLAQLRQGFEGLEDTGPEWIPVLAGIMGLPLEEEPVTRELDARRKNQKLFQIILQLLEKLSKQTPVLLFFEDLHWADNISVDLIEYVAARLAPLRVTLLVTMRPGEHLKNLKGLPGLHRLDLANLDDDDTRALLRLHLRMEPPDTVLEDMLLAKVQGNPFFAESIVQGLVEGGYLGPVSPGAERMERKRSLQALELPDSIQDVVLARIDLLSETEKLVVKVASVVGRIFTLEAVAELAPGSVTRQRIREAIDTLTKLGLILLEVEEPFTCIFKHIVIRDVAYNTLLVSAREELHRRMAGFIETRAGDNPVKSAGILAYHALAGNDEVKGLEYTLMAARSAREQYANDDAIHHYNRAMEVLGGTVALDPDEVLIKTRRVMQELAETLLQAGNYAGAILMFEQCLADEEQESRKAEIHLGLGRAHQEKGESKRAIQELETALVLMGRTMPRNLAALGVRTVLALGLHLLYGVFPWLVRPLGSRLPLYLKQLSTLISLIKIYYFADIGKLTWATMVAATMAERSRSEYGLALASSYYGSLLFGSGLLKRSGTWCHRALKHARLSRDAAAEGIALSRLATLSIFTNEQSRATQYGEEAVALLRQVGDMWEVQTGLMMLATSQFQAARFEVAERNYREMGRVGVELNALMHQGWAHAWVPMCRYLRGDGDVGELCAELEEGLRISIEVQDLANQCASLNHLVNVAVREQQVEEAALMAVRADEALWRYHVLVPFLQIGLVDAAEGALFALEQGAVSVPKEQLWAIVRRCAFKARALGKLYPYLRGPAMRVTARAKALKKGAKAAEPLFQRAFKVLEATPNRWETGVAYLDAAAALPHRRPELLTRAREVFTSIDAKAELRRVERLEAESGVGAQVAAG; encoded by the coding sequence ATGCTGCCGGCGAACACCGACCCCATCCTCGCGTCGCTGGTGCCGTACATCCCCGGCGCGGTGCTCCGCAGGCTGGAGCACACGGAGGCGCATTCCCTGCCACCGGTGGAGCCGGTACGGGGCGCCATCCTGCTGCTGGACATCGCCGGCTTCACGCCCATCGTCGTCAGCCTGAGCGAGGCGGGGCCGCGTGGCATCGACGCGCTCCAGCGCCTGCTGACCAGCTACTACACGGAGATGATCGACGTCGTGAAGGACCACGGCGGAGACATCTACCAGTTCGCCGGAGACTCCATCCTCGCCTGCTTCGAGCCCGCGCCGGGCGAGGACGACGCGGGCGTGGTGCAGCGCGCGGCCCGGTGCGCGCTGGGCGTGCAGCGCCGGCTCCTGCGCTTCGCTCAACTGGAGCTGCTGGGCCAGCGCTTCACCGTGTCCTCGCGCATCGGCATCGGCTTTGGCGAGTCGCACCGCATCGTCCTCGGCTCCACGGGAATGTGGATGCACCCGGCGCTCATCGGCCAGCCGCTGGAGCAGGCGGTGAAGGCGGAGAAGCGCGCCACGGTGGGCGAGGTGCTCCTGAGCCCCGAGGCCTGGGCGCTGCTGCCCGAGGGCGCGCGCAAGGGCGAGGTCCGGGACGGCGCGTACCGCCTGGAGCCATCCGCGCCGCTCCAGTCCCAGCCGCCGCCGTCCCTGGCGCTGGGCGGTGGGGATGACCTGGTGGGGCGCTGCGCGCTGCTGCTGCACCCGGTGCTCTTCACGAAGATAACGACGGCGCACCAGGAGTTCAGCGGGGACTTCCGCGACGTCACCTGCTTCTTCCTGCGCTTCACCAACAGCAGCAAGCCGGAGCAGGCGGAGGAGTTCACCCGCGAGCTGAACACCTTCTACGAGTACGTCCAGCGGGAGAGCGCGCACCACGGCGGCGTGTTGCTGATGACGGACTTCACGGACAAGGGCAACGTCCTCTACGTCATCTTCGGCGCACCCACGGCGCTGCAGAGCAAGGAAGTGCTGGCGAGCCGGCTGGCGTGCAAGCTCATCCGCGAGCGGGAGAACTTCCCCTTCGTGCAGGAGCTGCAGATCGGCGTCGCCACGGGGCACGCGTACTTCGGCGACATGGGCTCGCCGTGGCGCAAGGGCTACTCGGCGCTGGGCGAAGTGGTGAACCTGGCCGCCCGGTTGATGACGCACGGGCGGGGCACGGGCATCCACATCGACGGCAACACGGAGCGCAAGCTGCAGCAGAGCGGCTTCGCCACCGAGTTCGTGGAGGACGCGAAGCTCAAGGGCGTGGCGCGCACGGTGCCGGTGTACCGGCTCCAGGCGGAGGTGCGCCGCAGCCTGTTCATCAAGGGCAAGGGCGACATCGTCGGCCGCCAGGGCGAGCTGCTGGCGCTGCGCACCGCGGTGGAGGAGTCCATCGACGGTAGTGGCCGCATCTGCGTGGTGTCTGGCGAGGCGGGCATCGGCAAGTCGCGGCTGGGCGCGAAGGTGGTCGAGGAGGCGGAGGGGCGCGGGGCGCGGAGCCTCTACGGCATCTGCTACTCGTACGAGATGTTCACCCCCTTCTTCCCGTGGAAGGAGGTGCTGGTCCAGGTCTTCGGGCTGCATGAGGGAGCCGACCTGGACACGCAGCTGGCGCAGCTGCGCCAGGGCTTCGAGGGGCTGGAGGACACCGGGCCGGAGTGGATACCGGTGCTCGCGGGCATCATGGGCCTGCCGCTGGAGGAGGAGCCCGTCACGCGCGAGCTGGACGCGCGCCGGAAGAACCAGAAGCTCTTCCAGATCATCCTCCAGTTGCTGGAGAAGCTGTCGAAGCAGACGCCGGTGCTGCTGTTCTTCGAGGACCTGCACTGGGCGGACAACATCTCCGTCGACCTCATCGAGTACGTGGCCGCGCGGCTGGCCCCGCTGCGGGTGACGCTGCTGGTGACGATGCGGCCGGGCGAGCACCTCAAGAACCTCAAGGGGCTGCCCGGGCTGCACCGCCTGGACCTGGCGAACCTGGACGACGACGACACGCGGGCGCTCCTGCGGCTGCACCTGCGCATGGAGCCTCCGGACACGGTGCTGGAGGACATGCTGCTGGCGAAGGTGCAGGGCAACCCGTTCTTCGCCGAGTCCATCGTCCAGGGGCTGGTGGAGGGCGGCTACCTGGGGCCGGTGTCGCCGGGGGCGGAGCGGATGGAGCGCAAGCGCAGCCTCCAGGCGCTGGAGCTGCCGGACAGCATCCAGGACGTGGTGCTGGCGCGCATCGACCTGCTGAGCGAGACGGAGAAGCTGGTGGTGAAGGTGGCCTCCGTGGTGGGGCGCATCTTCACGCTGGAGGCGGTGGCGGAGCTGGCGCCGGGCTCGGTGACCCGGCAGCGGATTCGCGAGGCCATCGACACGCTGACGAAGCTGGGGCTCATCCTGCTGGAGGTGGAGGAGCCCTTCACCTGCATCTTCAAGCACATCGTCATCCGCGACGTGGCGTACAACACGCTGCTGGTGTCGGCGCGGGAGGAGCTGCACCGCCGGATGGCGGGCTTCATCGAGACGCGGGCGGGCGACAACCCGGTGAAGTCCGCGGGCATCCTCGCGTACCACGCGCTCGCGGGGAACGATGAGGTGAAGGGGCTGGAGTACACGCTGATGGCGGCTCGCAGCGCGCGCGAGCAGTACGCCAACGACGACGCCATCCACCACTACAACCGGGCCATGGAGGTCCTGGGCGGCACGGTGGCGTTGGATCCGGACGAGGTCCTCATCAAGACGCGCCGGGTGATGCAGGAGCTGGCGGAGACGCTCTTGCAGGCGGGCAACTACGCGGGCGCCATCCTGATGTTCGAGCAGTGCCTGGCGGACGAGGAGCAGGAGTCGCGCAAGGCGGAAATCCACCTGGGGCTGGGGCGGGCGCACCAGGAGAAGGGCGAGTCGAAGCGGGCCATCCAGGAGCTGGAGACGGCGCTGGTGCTGATGGGCCGCACGATGCCGCGCAACCTGGCGGCGCTGGGTGTGCGCACGGTGCTGGCGCTGGGGCTGCACCTGCTCTACGGCGTCTTCCCCTGGCTGGTGCGGCCGCTCGGCTCCCGGCTGCCGCTGTACCTGAAGCAGCTGTCGACGCTCATCTCGCTCATCAAGATCTACTACTTCGCGGACATCGGGAAGCTGACGTGGGCGACGATGGTGGCCGCGACGATGGCGGAGCGCTCGCGCAGTGAGTACGGGCTGGCCCTGGCGAGCAGCTATTACGGCTCACTGCTGTTCGGCTCGGGGCTGCTGAAGCGCTCGGGCACGTGGTGCCACCGGGCGCTGAAGCACGCGAGGCTCTCGCGAGACGCGGCGGCGGAGGGCATTGCCCTGAGCCGGCTGGCGACGCTGTCCATCTTCACGAATGAGCAGTCGCGGGCGACGCAGTACGGCGAGGAGGCGGTGGCGCTGCTGCGGCAGGTCGGCGACATGTGGGAGGTGCAGACGGGGCTGATGATGCTGGCGACGAGCCAGTTCCAGGCCGCGCGCTTCGAGGTCGCCGAGCGGAACTACCGGGAGATGGGGCGGGTGGGGGTGGAGCTGAACGCGCTGATGCACCAGGGCTGGGCGCACGCGTGGGTGCCCATGTGCCGCTACCTGCGAGGGGACGGGGACGTGGGCGAGCTGTGCGCGGAGCTGGAGGAGGGGCTGCGCATCAGCATCGAGGTGCAGGACCTGGCGAACCAGTGCGCGAGCCTCAACCACCTGGTGAATGTGGCGGTGCGCGAGCAGCAGGTGGAGGAGGCGGCGCTGATGGCGGTGCGTGCGGACGAGGCGCTCTGGCGCTACCACGTGCTGGTGCCCTTCCTGCAGATTGGCCTGGTGGACGCGGCGGAGGGGGCGCTCTTCGCGCTGGAGCAGGGGGCCGTCTCGGTGCCGAAGGAGCAGCTCTGGGCGATTGTACGCCGCTGCGCCTTCAAGGCCCGGGCGCTGGGGAAGCTGTACCCGTACCTGCGGGGCCCGGCCATGCGGGTGACGGCGCGGGCGAAGGCGCTGAAGAAGGGCGCGAAGGCGGCGGAGCCGCTGTTCCAGCGCGCCTTCAAGGTGCTGGAGGCCACGCCCAACCGCTGGGAGACGGGCGTGGCGTACCTGGACGCGGCGGCGGCGCTGCCGCACCGGCGGCCGGAGCTGCTGACCCGCGCCAGGGAGGTGTTCACCTCCATCGACGCGAAGGCCGAGCTGCGGCGCGTGGAGCGGCTGGAGGCGGAGTCCGGAGTGGGCGCTCAGGTCGCGGCGGGCTGA